In Malania oleifera isolate guangnan ecotype guangnan chromosome 8, ASM2987363v1, whole genome shotgun sequence, a single window of DNA contains:
- the LOC131163022 gene encoding uncharacterized protein LOC131163022 isoform X1 has translation MFPATGNLPTCNSTLTATTAPLPASNWRFLLFPRWLFKSRMRIPKKSISFFYFSLASPFLSRIKPTSGASLCSRALSQSVHQRRRIHADAGVNLLHASYTMDASGVDDRLAESGDCQDPCIWSSCKEGCKIDIGKQIFCNRSLNMKNIVAVGFDMDYTLAQYKPETFESLAYGGTIRKLVYDLGYPQELLDWSFDWKYMVRGLVLDKKRGNILKMDRHKYVKVAYHGFRVMSKEDKVGTYGSTLIRDSFDEPDYALIDTLFSLAEAYLFAQLVDFKDNNPGKIPEGVDYSRMYKDVRAAVDLCHRDGTLKQMVAKDPKKYVNEDTAIVPMLKMLRDSGRSIFLVTNSLWDYTNIVMNFLCGYCSSDGSPLCNFDWLRYFDVVITGSAKPSFFHEENRANIFEVEPESGMLLNTDNGTPMPPVGNTSPRLQLKGQQNTCRVFQGGSVGHLHKLLSIESSSQVLYVGDHIYGDILRSKKVLGWRTMLVVPELEREVELLWELRGSRKRLQLLRNERDIIEDKIHHLKWYLKFENIDDDEQQKLSSELDGLEAEREGVRLSHQQAQRKCHEKFHKVWGQLMKTGYQNSRFAHQVERFACLYTSQVTNLSLYSPEKYYRPSEDFMPHEFDILAL, from the exons ATGTTCCCGGCAACGGGTAATTTGCCAACTTGTAACAGCACACTAACAGCGACGACCGCCCCTCTCCCAGCATCCAATTGGCGCTTTCTGCTATTCCCGAGATGGCTATTTAAATCCAGGATGCGCATTCCTAAGAAATCcatttctttcttctatttttcccTCGCTTCTCCGTTCCTCTCCAGAATCAAGCCTACCTCCGGGGCTTCGTTGTGCTCTAGAGCGCTCAGTCAATCTGTTCATCAGCGGAGGAGAATTCACGCCGACG CAGGAGTTAATCTGTTGCATGCTAGTTATACAATGGATGCAAGCGGTGTGGATGACCGGTTAGCAGAGAGTGGTGATTGTCAAGATCCATGTATTTGGTCATCTTGCAAAGAGGGCTGTAAAATTGATATTGGGAAACAGATCTTCTGCAACCGATCCTTAAATATGAAGAATATTGTCGCTGTGGGCTTTGACATGGATTACACTTTAGCACAGTACAAGCCTGAAACATTTGAATCTCTGGCGTACGGTGGCACTATTAGAAAGCTGGTGTATGATTTGGGATACCCTCAAGAG TTGCTAGATTGGTCATTTGATTGGAAGTACATGGTCAGGGGCTTGGTGCTTGATAAAAAGAGAGGAAATATTCtgaag ATGGATCGACACAAATATGTGAAAGTAGCATACCATGGATTCAGAGTGATGTCCAAAGAAGATAAAGTTGGGACTTATGGAAGTACTCTGATACGGGATTCTTTTGATGAACCAGATTATGCTCTCATTGATACTTTATTCTCACTGGCTGAAGCCTACTTATTTGCCCAACTTGTTGACTTCAAGGACAACAATCCTGGAAAAATTCCAGAGGGTGTTGA CTACTCTCGCATGTATAAAGATGTACGCGCTGCAGTTGACTTGTGCCATCGTGATGGTACTTTGAAGCAAATGGTTGCAAAAGATCCTAAAAA GTATGTTAATGAGGATACAGCCATAGTACCCATGCTCAAAATGCTGAGAGATTCTGGACGGTCAATTTTTTTGGTTACAAACAG TTTATGGGATTATACAAATATTGTGATGAATTTCCTATGCGGGTATTGTAGCTCAGATGGTAGTCCCTTGTGCAATTTTGATTGGCTTCGGTACTTTGATGTTGTCATCACTGGCAg TGCAAAACCTAGCTTTTTCCATGAAGAAAATCGTGCCAATATTTTTGAGGTTGAACCTGAGTCTGGGATGCTTCTTAATACCGATAACGGCACTCCTATGCCTCCG GTGGGCAACACTTCACCAAGATTACAATTAAAGGGGCAGCAAAACACTTGCCGGGTTTTCCAG GGAGGCAGTGTAGGTCATTTGCACAAACTGCTCTCAATAGAGTCCAGTTCACAG GTTCTTTATGTTGGGGATCATATCTACGGGGATATCTTACGCAGCAAGAAAGTTCTGG GGTGGAGAACCATGCTTGTTGTTCCTGAGCTAGAGAGGGAGGTTGAACTTCTTTGGGAATTGAGGGGTAGTCGCAAG CGACTTCAATTGTTGAGAAATGAGCGTGACATTATTGAAGACAAAATACATCATTTGAAGTGGTACCTCAA GTTTGAGAACATTGATGATGATGAGCAGCAAAAGTTATCTTCTGAACTTGATGGATTGGAG GCTGAAAGGGAGGGAGTTCGCCTAAGTCATCAACAGGCTCAACGGAAATGTCACGAAAAG TTCCACAAGGTTTGGGGACAACTCATGAAAACGGGCTATCAAAATTCGCGCTTTGCTCATCAG GTGGAGAGATTTGCGTGCCTGTATACCAGCCAAGTTACCAATTTAAGCCTGTATTCCCCGGAAAAATACTACAGACCCAGTGAAGACTTCATGCCTCATGAATTTGATATCCTTGCCTTGTGA
- the LOC131163022 gene encoding uncharacterized protein LOC131163022 isoform X2, giving the protein MFPATGNLPTCNSTLTATTAPLPASNWRFLLFPRWLFKSRMRIPKKSISFFYFSLASPFLSRIKPTSGASLCSRALSQSVHQRRRIHADGVNLLHASYTMDASGVDDRLAESGDCQDPCIWSSCKEGCKIDIGKQIFCNRSLNMKNIVAVGFDMDYTLAQYKPETFESLAYGGTIRKLVYDLGYPQELLDWSFDWKYMVRGLVLDKKRGNILKMDRHKYVKVAYHGFRVMSKEDKVGTYGSTLIRDSFDEPDYALIDTLFSLAEAYLFAQLVDFKDNNPGKIPEGVDYSRMYKDVRAAVDLCHRDGTLKQMVAKDPKKYVNEDTAIVPMLKMLRDSGRSIFLVTNSLWDYTNIVMNFLCGYCSSDGSPLCNFDWLRYFDVVITGSAKPSFFHEENRANIFEVEPESGMLLNTDNGTPMPPVGNTSPRLQLKGQQNTCRVFQGGSVGHLHKLLSIESSSQVLYVGDHIYGDILRSKKVLGWRTMLVVPELEREVELLWELRGSRKRLQLLRNERDIIEDKIHHLKWYLKFENIDDDEQQKLSSELDGLEAEREGVRLSHQQAQRKCHEKFHKVWGQLMKTGYQNSRFAHQVERFACLYTSQVTNLSLYSPEKYYRPSEDFMPHEFDILAL; this is encoded by the exons ATGTTCCCGGCAACGGGTAATTTGCCAACTTGTAACAGCACACTAACAGCGACGACCGCCCCTCTCCCAGCATCCAATTGGCGCTTTCTGCTATTCCCGAGATGGCTATTTAAATCCAGGATGCGCATTCCTAAGAAATCcatttctttcttctatttttcccTCGCTTCTCCGTTCCTCTCCAGAATCAAGCCTACCTCCGGGGCTTCGTTGTGCTCTAGAGCGCTCAGTCAATCTGTTCATCAGCGGAGGAGAATTCACGCCGACG GAGTTAATCTGTTGCATGCTAGTTATACAATGGATGCAAGCGGTGTGGATGACCGGTTAGCAGAGAGTGGTGATTGTCAAGATCCATGTATTTGGTCATCTTGCAAAGAGGGCTGTAAAATTGATATTGGGAAACAGATCTTCTGCAACCGATCCTTAAATATGAAGAATATTGTCGCTGTGGGCTTTGACATGGATTACACTTTAGCACAGTACAAGCCTGAAACATTTGAATCTCTGGCGTACGGTGGCACTATTAGAAAGCTGGTGTATGATTTGGGATACCCTCAAGAG TTGCTAGATTGGTCATTTGATTGGAAGTACATGGTCAGGGGCTTGGTGCTTGATAAAAAGAGAGGAAATATTCtgaag ATGGATCGACACAAATATGTGAAAGTAGCATACCATGGATTCAGAGTGATGTCCAAAGAAGATAAAGTTGGGACTTATGGAAGTACTCTGATACGGGATTCTTTTGATGAACCAGATTATGCTCTCATTGATACTTTATTCTCACTGGCTGAAGCCTACTTATTTGCCCAACTTGTTGACTTCAAGGACAACAATCCTGGAAAAATTCCAGAGGGTGTTGA CTACTCTCGCATGTATAAAGATGTACGCGCTGCAGTTGACTTGTGCCATCGTGATGGTACTTTGAAGCAAATGGTTGCAAAAGATCCTAAAAA GTATGTTAATGAGGATACAGCCATAGTACCCATGCTCAAAATGCTGAGAGATTCTGGACGGTCAATTTTTTTGGTTACAAACAG TTTATGGGATTATACAAATATTGTGATGAATTTCCTATGCGGGTATTGTAGCTCAGATGGTAGTCCCTTGTGCAATTTTGATTGGCTTCGGTACTTTGATGTTGTCATCACTGGCAg TGCAAAACCTAGCTTTTTCCATGAAGAAAATCGTGCCAATATTTTTGAGGTTGAACCTGAGTCTGGGATGCTTCTTAATACCGATAACGGCACTCCTATGCCTCCG GTGGGCAACACTTCACCAAGATTACAATTAAAGGGGCAGCAAAACACTTGCCGGGTTTTCCAG GGAGGCAGTGTAGGTCATTTGCACAAACTGCTCTCAATAGAGTCCAGTTCACAG GTTCTTTATGTTGGGGATCATATCTACGGGGATATCTTACGCAGCAAGAAAGTTCTGG GGTGGAGAACCATGCTTGTTGTTCCTGAGCTAGAGAGGGAGGTTGAACTTCTTTGGGAATTGAGGGGTAGTCGCAAG CGACTTCAATTGTTGAGAAATGAGCGTGACATTATTGAAGACAAAATACATCATTTGAAGTGGTACCTCAA GTTTGAGAACATTGATGATGATGAGCAGCAAAAGTTATCTTCTGAACTTGATGGATTGGAG GCTGAAAGGGAGGGAGTTCGCCTAAGTCATCAACAGGCTCAACGGAAATGTCACGAAAAG TTCCACAAGGTTTGGGGACAACTCATGAAAACGGGCTATCAAAATTCGCGCTTTGCTCATCAG GTGGAGAGATTTGCGTGCCTGTATACCAGCCAAGTTACCAATTTAAGCCTGTATTCCCCGGAAAAATACTACAGACCCAGTGAAGACTTCATGCCTCATGAATTTGATATCCTTGCCTTGTGA
- the LOC131163022 gene encoding uncharacterized protein LOC131163022 isoform X3: protein MDASGVDDRLAESGDCQDPCIWSSCKEGCKIDIGKQIFCNRSLNMKNIVAVGFDMDYTLAQYKPETFESLAYGGTIRKLVYDLGYPQELLDWSFDWKYMVRGLVLDKKRGNILKMDRHKYVKVAYHGFRVMSKEDKVGTYGSTLIRDSFDEPDYALIDTLFSLAEAYLFAQLVDFKDNNPGKIPEGVDYSRMYKDVRAAVDLCHRDGTLKQMVAKDPKKYVNEDTAIVPMLKMLRDSGRSIFLVTNSLWDYTNIVMNFLCGYCSSDGSPLCNFDWLRYFDVVITGSAKPSFFHEENRANIFEVEPESGMLLNTDNGTPMPPVGNTSPRLQLKGQQNTCRVFQGGSVGHLHKLLSIESSSQVLYVGDHIYGDILRSKKVLGWRTMLVVPELEREVELLWELRGSRKRLQLLRNERDIIEDKIHHLKWYLKFENIDDDEQQKLSSELDGLEAEREGVRLSHQQAQRKCHEKFHKVWGQLMKTGYQNSRFAHQVERFACLYTSQVTNLSLYSPEKYYRPSEDFMPHEFDILAL, encoded by the exons ATGGATGCAAGCGGTGTGGATGACCGGTTAGCAGAGAGTGGTGATTGTCAAGATCCATGTATTTGGTCATCTTGCAAAGAGGGCTGTAAAATTGATATTGGGAAACAGATCTTCTGCAACCGATCCTTAAATATGAAGAATATTGTCGCTGTGGGCTTTGACATGGATTACACTTTAGCACAGTACAAGCCTGAAACATTTGAATCTCTGGCGTACGGTGGCACTATTAGAAAGCTGGTGTATGATTTGGGATACCCTCAAGAG TTGCTAGATTGGTCATTTGATTGGAAGTACATGGTCAGGGGCTTGGTGCTTGATAAAAAGAGAGGAAATATTCtgaag ATGGATCGACACAAATATGTGAAAGTAGCATACCATGGATTCAGAGTGATGTCCAAAGAAGATAAAGTTGGGACTTATGGAAGTACTCTGATACGGGATTCTTTTGATGAACCAGATTATGCTCTCATTGATACTTTATTCTCACTGGCTGAAGCCTACTTATTTGCCCAACTTGTTGACTTCAAGGACAACAATCCTGGAAAAATTCCAGAGGGTGTTGA CTACTCTCGCATGTATAAAGATGTACGCGCTGCAGTTGACTTGTGCCATCGTGATGGTACTTTGAAGCAAATGGTTGCAAAAGATCCTAAAAA GTATGTTAATGAGGATACAGCCATAGTACCCATGCTCAAAATGCTGAGAGATTCTGGACGGTCAATTTTTTTGGTTACAAACAG TTTATGGGATTATACAAATATTGTGATGAATTTCCTATGCGGGTATTGTAGCTCAGATGGTAGTCCCTTGTGCAATTTTGATTGGCTTCGGTACTTTGATGTTGTCATCACTGGCAg TGCAAAACCTAGCTTTTTCCATGAAGAAAATCGTGCCAATATTTTTGAGGTTGAACCTGAGTCTGGGATGCTTCTTAATACCGATAACGGCACTCCTATGCCTCCG GTGGGCAACACTTCACCAAGATTACAATTAAAGGGGCAGCAAAACACTTGCCGGGTTTTCCAG GGAGGCAGTGTAGGTCATTTGCACAAACTGCTCTCAATAGAGTCCAGTTCACAG GTTCTTTATGTTGGGGATCATATCTACGGGGATATCTTACGCAGCAAGAAAGTTCTGG GGTGGAGAACCATGCTTGTTGTTCCTGAGCTAGAGAGGGAGGTTGAACTTCTTTGGGAATTGAGGGGTAGTCGCAAG CGACTTCAATTGTTGAGAAATGAGCGTGACATTATTGAAGACAAAATACATCATTTGAAGTGGTACCTCAA GTTTGAGAACATTGATGATGATGAGCAGCAAAAGTTATCTTCTGAACTTGATGGATTGGAG GCTGAAAGGGAGGGAGTTCGCCTAAGTCATCAACAGGCTCAACGGAAATGTCACGAAAAG TTCCACAAGGTTTGGGGACAACTCATGAAAACGGGCTATCAAAATTCGCGCTTTGCTCATCAG GTGGAGAGATTTGCGTGCCTGTATACCAGCCAAGTTACCAATTTAAGCCTGTATTCCCCGGAAAAATACTACAGACCCAGTGAAGACTTCATGCCTCATGAATTTGATATCCTTGCCTTGTGA